From Mycoplasmopsis gallinacea, the proteins below share one genomic window:
- a CDS encoding lipoprotein 17-related variable surface protein produces METQEVEIGGFADLDEAGKLAVAPEKIKQALANIALGMSDNSNIEQAKSIRENITKFILTTQTEGVNVLEPSYMISPFTGKVRAQFILENEGIKLLFHKEFQIQKQSDGDALYNKYLNIYSRIHDAKSKDAKIVSLKDKLLAFINKADKTAEEVEIAKDKVATYFYVLGKYEEFKQLASYNTPMYKDEAQKVRDFNNEKTVLSLIFPELKGNLLILNWLNQSETSDQSFKVEALKTFLEGFFEDLLTKYYYGNTVEGKVQEEFGPYGLWYISMPSYLARNLANRSGSFSNELLTKGAKVINYFVSDFTKYSPLPQSKMTYGLKNVDNPSHVAELIIAKMFALMHDQSTEETFVFYKEIVAAYHNLIDAGKFAKDQFDKNFTNNIRNIYKLIQFNQEFYTNYNDLAFAVSELGDKYVTYGNALYETYLGSNDVYTAVKFLKAAETLAGLNTFSSYFDEQILHRQDRVNNLSLNPEEFGTDIDAYVAKFNKTFNEKSFYNEAKFTEYYVTKKLVTNGETFVNKYEDYQISVAKGEGNNLVVTLKIKDRTNDLSPVIEFTKTQAWVKQQVSEFPAHEVHHGYESAESKANVLPSSVTTESLNLSATNGVTVADVVLVPNDLEGKLVVNYKERYEQLEEAKSLTIEGFLTTQAKLNSIINNEATTVTLEEGYNRSEHLSSEVQKDNLTLKLSDDTYGNSDLTLTANVDEAKLTVTIKLSKDGVEATKDVEFDGFKTPSQEDAAKLQVALDSANVTLTDETSKSTKLASSVTESDLTVTYTDSENAITKELSFNADDKTGTLTVTLKLTYKGQEKAKEFPFNDFLKTQAKLDAIINSAKTKVELNSTYQKAEHFANEVQEADLVVTLSENGFGSTSLELTPNQQEGKLSVKLTLTKDDLSASKTIEISGFKTEDFAKKLKEAIDSASVTLTSEEGKSDKLASEVTDGELTVTYTHSDDNNITKTLTLEPNDVAGSLKVTLKLALKGQEQSKEVTITGFQTTEQRMDADSNKVALASSDSTTGIENIELIKPDEVAKLTLTAPQGYSISGQTITVKSIYSSTVNYSFKLTKGTVEKCYSFENVKVNDLGLDTMREKLVDQILVNTAKKAVAKTYGAANETDKKVVQKLFELKEKTNPNEEETKVIANPVALMVYAVAEAKSDNTGLTEAKKLLDIPRNEDSARNKEALEIIRKVASQYNKLANLLVNGDQNIQAEKLKEFMNTFMDKFFTDYYYAPNGDDIQNDASASGEYAVWMTQIPNDFSESFVYGLKLYKPNVVEKFAKTINYYIPNIAFYNKTPNGQFAWNSGKFINDPKHMRNIVLPKLIALTFTKESDKIKESFDNLGLLIEELIKSDKWFTDSTIDTQSSTYNPVDFIRLLTNFIHVDSKVEDKYIEGLNKLLQHVATLVADGKLFSKDNLKANTDKAQKSIEVLSLLLIAENQTKDKTLGNAMKEYLKDTQASEFAKLSSVLGWLQNKFKTILTNNGN; encoded by the coding sequence TTGGAAACTCAGGAAGTTGAAATTGGTGGATTTGCTGATTTAGATGAAGCAGGTAAACTTGCTGTTGCTCCTGAAAAAATTAAACAAGCACTTGCAAATATTGCGCTTGGAATGTCAGATAATAGCAATATTGAACAAGCTAAATCAATCCGTGAAAACATTACAAAATTCATTTTAACTACACAAACTGAAGGGGTAAATGTTTTAGAACCTTCATATATGATTTCACCATTTACAGGTAAAGTAAGAGCACAATTTATTTTAGAAAACGAAGGAATCAAACTTTTATTCCATAAAGAATTCCAAATTCAAAAACAAAGCGATGGAGATGCTTTATATAATAAATACCTTAATATTTACTCAAGAATTCACGATGCTAAATCTAAAGATGCAAAAATTGTTAGCTTAAAAGACAAACTTTTAGCTTTTATCAACAAAGCAGATAAAACAGCTGAAGAAGTTGAAATTGCTAAAGATAAAGTTGCAACATACTTCTATGTTTTAGGCAAATACGAAGAATTTAAACAATTAGCTTCATATAATACACCAATGTACAAAGATGAAGCCCAAAAAGTTCGTGACTTCAACAATGAAAAAACAGTTCTTAGCTTAATTTTCCCCGAACTTAAAGGAAACCTTTTAATCCTTAACTGACTTAACCAAAGTGAGACAAGTGATCAAAGTTTTAAAGTTGAAGCTTTAAAAACTTTCCTTGAAGGATTCTTTGAAGATCTTTTAACTAAATACTACTACGGAAATACAGTTGAAGGTAAAGTTCAAGAAGAATTTGGGCCATATGGACTTTGATATATTTCAATGCCTTCATATTTAGCTAGAAACTTAGCAAATAGAAGCGGAAGCTTTTCGAATGAACTTTTAACTAAAGGTGCAAAAGTAATTAACTACTTTGTGAGTGACTTTACTAAATATTCACCACTTCCACAAAGTAAAATGACTTATGGACTTAAAAACGTGGATAATCCAAGTCACGTTGCGGAATTAATTATTGCTAAAATGTTTGCTCTTATGCATGATCAGTCAACTGAAGAAACATTTGTCTTTTACAAAGAAATTGTTGCAGCATACCATAACTTAATTGATGCAGGTAAATTTGCTAAAGATCAATTTGACAAAAACTTCACAAACAACATTAGAAACATTTACAAATTAATTCAATTTAACCAAGAATTTTACACTAACTACAATGACCTTGCATTTGCAGTTAGCGAGCTTGGTGATAAATATGTAACCTATGGAAATGCGCTTTATGAAACCTATCTTGGTTCAAATGATGTATACACTGCAGTTAAATTCCTTAAAGCTGCTGAAACTTTAGCTGGCTTAAATACTTTCTCAAGTTACTTTGATGAACAAATTCTTCATAGACAAGATAGAGTTAATAATCTTAGCCTTAATCCAGAAGAATTTGGAACTGATATTGATGCTTATGTTGCTAAATTCAATAAAACATTTAATGAAAAATCATTCTATAATGAAGCTAAATTTACAGAATACTATGTAACTAAAAAATTAGTTACTAACGGTGAAACATTTGTAAACAAATACGAAGACTATCAAATTTCAGTAGCAAAAGGTGAAGGAAACAACTTAGTTGTTACTTTAAAAATTAAAGATAGAACTAACGATTTATCACCAGTAATTGAATTTACAAAAACTCAAGCATGAGTTAAACAACAAGTTTCAGAATTTCCAGCTCACGAAGTGCATCACGGATATGAAAGTGCAGAGTCAAAAGCTAATGTTCTTCCTTCAAGTGTTACAACAGAATCACTTAACTTAAGTGCTACAAATGGCGTTACTGTTGCTGATGTAGTGTTAGTTCCAAATGATTTAGAAGGAAAACTTGTAGTAAATTACAAAGAAAGATATGAACAATTAGAAGAAGCTAAATCACTTACAATTGAAGGATTCTTAACAACACAAGCTAAATTAAATTCTATTATTAATAACGAAGCAACAACAGTTACATTAGAAGAAGGGTACAATAGATCAGAACACCTTTCAAGTGAAGTTCAAAAAGATAATTTAACATTAAAGCTTAGCGATGATACTTATGGTAATTCAGATTTAACCTTAACTGCAAATGTAGATGAAGCTAAATTAACTGTTACAATTAAACTTTCAAAAGATGGTGTAGAAGCTACTAAAGATGTTGAATTTGATGGATTTAAAACACCAAGTCAAGAAGATGCAGCTAAATTACAAGTAGCTCTTGATAGTGCTAACGTAACATTAACTGATGAAACTTCAAAATCAACTAAATTAGCTTCAAGTGTAACTGAATCCGATTTAACAGTTACATATACAGACTCAGAAAACGCAATTACAAAAGAATTATCATTTAATGCTGACGATAAAACTGGAACATTAACAGTTACTTTAAAACTTACATACAAAGGTCAAGAAAAAGCAAAAGAATTTCCATTTAATGATTTCTTAAAAACACAAGCTAAATTAGATGCTATTATTAATAGTGCTAAAACAAAAGTTGAATTAAATTCTACATATCAAAAAGCTGAGCACTTTGCAAATGAAGTGCAAGAAGCAGATTTAGTTGTAACTCTTAGTGAAAATGGCTTTGGAAGTACATCATTAGAATTAACTCCAAATCAACAAGAAGGAAAATTAAGCGTTAAACTTACACTTACAAAAGATGATTTAAGTGCAAGCAAAACAATTGAAATTTCAGGATTCAAAACTGAAGATTTTGCTAAAAAATTAAAAGAAGCTATTGATAGTGCTTCTGTAACATTAACAAGTGAAGAAGGTAAATCAGATAAATTAGCTTCAGAAGTAACTGATGGTGAATTAACAGTTACATATACACATTCAGATGATAATAACATTACTAAAACATTAACACTCGAACCAAATGATGTTGCAGGTTCATTAAAAGTTACTTTAAAACTTGCGCTTAAGGGACAAGAACAATCTAAAGAAGTTACAATTACTGGATTCCAAACAACAGAACAAAGAATGGATGCAGATTCTAACAAAGTAGCTTTAGCTTCAAGTGATTCAACTACAGGAATTGAAAATATTGAACTAATTAAACCAGATGAAGTTGCAAAATTAACATTAACTGCTCCACAAGGATATAGCATTAGTGGTCAAACTATTACAGTTAAATCTATTTACTCTTCAACAGTTAATTATTCATTCAAATTAACAAAAGGTACAGTTGAAAAATGTTACTCATTTGAAAATGTAAAAGTAAATGATTTAGGTCTTGATACAATGAGAGAAAAACTTGTTGATCAAATCCTTGTTAATACAGCTAAAAAAGCTGTTGCAAAAACATATGGCGCTGCAAATGAAACTGATAAAAAAGTTGTGCAAAAATTATTTGAATTAAAAGAAAAAACAAACCCTAATGAAGAGGAAACAAAAGTTATTGCTAATCCAGTTGCCTTAATGGTTTATGCAGTTGCTGAAGCTAAATCTGACAATACAGGATTAACAGAAGCTAAAAAACTTTTAGATATCCCAAGAAACGAAGATTCAGCAAGAAACAAAGAAGCTTTAGAAATTATAAGAAAAGTTGCTAGCCAATATAACAAACTTGCAAACCTTCTTGTAAATGGTGATCAAAACATTCAAGCTGAAAAACTAAAAGAATTTATGAATACTTTTATGGATAAATTCTTTACAGATTATTACTATGCTCCTAATGGAGATGATATTCAAAACGATGCAAGTGCTAGTGGAGAGTATGCAGTATGAATGACTCAAATACCAAACGACTTTAGCGAAAGTTTTGTATATGGATTAAAATTATATAAACCAAATGTAGTTGAAAAATTTGCTAAAACAATTAATTACTACATTCCAAATATTGCTTTTTATAACAAAACTCCAAACGGTCAATTTGCATGAAATAGTGGTAAATTCATTAACGACCCAAAACATATGAGAAATATTGTACTTCCTAAATTAATTGCACTTACATTTACAAAAGAATCAGACAAAATTAAAGAATCATTCGATAATTTAGGATTATTAATTGAAGAATTAATTAAATCAGATAAATGATTCACAGATAGTACAATTGACACTCAAAGTAGTACTTATAACCCAGTTGACTTCATTCGTTTACTTACAAACTTTATCCATGTAGATTCAAAAGTTGAAGATAAATACATTGAAGGACTTAATAAGTTATTACAACACGTTGCTACTTTAGTTGCTGATGGAAAATTATTCTCAAAAGACAACCTTAAAGCAAATACAGATAAAGCTCAAAAATCAATTGAAGTTCTTTCATTATTACTTATTGCAGAAAACCAAACAAAAGATAAAACTCTTGGTAATGCAATGAAAGAATACCTTAAAGACACACAAGCATCAGAATTTGCTAAATTATCAAGTGTTTTAGGTTGATTACAAAATAAATTCAAAACCATTCTTACAAACAATGGAAACTAA
- a CDS encoding IS1634 family transposase codes for MSYSLCKKKQNGKYYLVLAISKGFKKGYGNQVGLGYWEDIKEKYGLSSIEDMKEIAKKVDTSLDKAIAKEEFFKLLKPTSVKTSIQNIGVDLIYKVIKELDLFSVLPKSKHKSLEEVLEFFIATRIILPRSYMSQYKNKSDFINDINVKKSSIYNYLDVIFENKNSVLVNLFQKINEFTNRNNKVIHFDNTTVYFESFTREGMRKNGFSKDGKHNEDQVVIAMAVDENGIPIHYKVFPGNTADGKTMLSFVLELQSIYKIKDITIVADRGINNNANLRFLEQKGIKYIFQKRLDTLSIGMKKFILEDKHYVFRDEMFWKEQIVESVWNKNRFNGKYRKWCVFFSPGKKTLDKLKRNNFIDKLNKKTVNGELPLSSLVPEYKKKYMDIDGKTVGKLNWEKIKKKESEDGFYIIETNILDLTPEKANEIYRKQWKVEENFRTLKSSLQVRPVFVHNEQHILAHLLLCFIALVVLKYCLYKLKKYYEINGEIQKVTLDLFVDSLRMMTITKKEVNGKVVQEIINDLDENHKENIKIYKDFIACMS; via the coding sequence ATGAGTTACAGTTTATGCAAGAAAAAACAAAATGGAAAATATTATTTAGTTTTAGCTATTTCTAAAGGTTTTAAAAAAGGTTATGGAAATCAGGTTGGTCTAGGATACTGAGAAGATATCAAAGAAAAGTATGGATTATCTTCAATTGAAGATATGAAAGAAATAGCAAAAAAAGTAGATACATCTTTAGATAAAGCTATTGCAAAAGAAGAATTTTTTAAATTATTAAAACCCACTTCTGTAAAAACAAGTATCCAAAATATTGGAGTTGATTTAATTTATAAAGTTATTAAAGAATTAGATTTATTTTCAGTATTGCCAAAAAGTAAACATAAATCGTTAGAAGAGGTTTTGGAATTTTTCATAGCAACTAGAATTATCCTTCCAAGAAGCTATATGTCACAATATAAAAATAAAAGCGATTTTATAAATGATATTAATGTTAAAAAATCATCAATATATAACTATCTTGATGTTATTTTTGAAAATAAGAACTCTGTTTTAGTCAATTTATTTCAAAAAATAAATGAATTTACAAATCGCAATAATAAAGTTATTCACTTCGATAACACAACAGTTTATTTTGAAAGCTTTACAAGAGAAGGGATGAGAAAAAACGGTTTTTCAAAAGACGGAAAACACAATGAAGATCAAGTAGTCATAGCAATGGCTGTAGACGAAAACGGAATACCAATACACTATAAAGTTTTCCCAGGTAACACGGCTGATGGTAAAACAATGTTATCCTTCGTTTTAGAACTTCAATCAATCTATAAAATAAAGGATATTACAATAGTTGCAGATCGTGGAATAAATAACAACGCAAACTTACGTTTCCTAGAACAAAAAGGAATTAAATATATATTCCAAAAAAGATTAGATACATTAAGTATTGGGATGAAAAAATTCATTCTTGAAGACAAACATTATGTTTTTAGAGATGAAATGTTTTGAAAAGAACAAATTGTTGAATCTGTTTGAAATAAAAATAGATTTAATGGTAAATACAGAAAATGATGTGTGTTTTTCAGTCCTGGGAAAAAGACTTTAGATAAATTAAAAAGAAATAATTTTATTGATAAATTGAATAAGAAAACTGTAAATGGAGAACTGCCACTTAGTTCTTTAGTTCCAGAATATAAAAAGAAATATATGGACATTGATGGCAAAACAGTGGGTAAATTAAATTGAGAGAAAATTAAGAAAAAAGAATCTGAAGATGGTTTTTACATTATTGAAACCAATATTCTAGATTTAACACCAGAAAAAGCTAATGAAATTTACAGAAAACAATGAAAAGTAGAAGAAAATTTCAGAACATTAAAATCTTCTTTACAAGTTAGACCTGTTTTTGTTCATAATGAACAGCATATACTTGCACATCTTTTATTATGTTTCATTGCTCTTGTTGTTTTAAAATACTGTCTTTATAAATTAAAGAAATATTATGAAATCAATGGAGAAATACAAAAAGTGACGTTAGATTTATTTGTGGATTCATTAAGAATGATGACTATAACAAAAAAAGAAGTAAATGGAAAAGTGGTACAAGAAATAATTAATGATTTGGATGAAAACCACAAAGAAAATATAAAAATTTATAAAGATTTCATCGCATGTATGAGTTAA
- a CDS encoding sugar isomerase, with product MKRKTKLFLSLSAISPVAIAATTISCTDNTGVTYKWNKANVYGVPIPKYAKDLQKYMTYTKNEEAVASVNAIVAANVINGVDANEKMKMLYSYLYWDNEEVPSDFQYILDASTLSKQESQLDVMQLLEEKTIKQANDEQNPDKFISLQMHDELLAKYNGAANNKKDAVKVEILETIKKYSRTLYVYIEARDKSGLSGEMTVKIDGFKKYEILTLEQYNKIVNNILVSQGTAYLSDEYTSGDTPLSNLDEKSIKDLNNAISWSDKIIKKYNVGVFAKNPLANFYYASTFDNGVTIEATDTAQEIALKRKNREDLAIQQANDLIYRKEKQQLKDLEKGTIKEPGYSDAQYVRTAVQKLLILAQSYLLERNSSGKENPWYHSEELKNIITAIMDDLAKNYFFEGQQQFVNWWFYEIGIPRDLTKLMVVLFKVYNDELTSNDKALASRYEAKLKSWTGGINYFLPNARYGGAAKTAILNFVPVTKKRLQTGANVIDNAKPILLANILGQNQDKINDAIEALYDNLFREFVNHLDGFYYDGSFIQHDNLPYTGSYGEVLFTGMADIVSYFKGTVLDLSEDRRFQKLYQFIELSLMPYMYKASISDGLNGRSIARDNYSDKQKGLNILGALTFFDDEYAPIAYRGKLRKFIKEQVGHFSAEDIDKIGGKYKVRSVFITRLKRYTDDYKNNKPNEYLADWTDNQAEVDAARAAIDWRYYETIYNSEYKQPSASAFNDKTKPNVSGGVDLALENNGMVFSKAQDRYVWKHTNENGVNDFMINIAFHGNKIGFTEATLGENVDSYYYTDGAVLLHTEANNEPYADNFYLTVERDRIPGTSVFHATQFDDIDRFEFNKDIISKYGVNPERWKSDVPAEQAAIEQAKNAYNTMLKNLENKRKFIEESISLRTNHSYNNGILKDGLGFVKARVSNWNNSLATYKAYFMIDGQLIVVGNVDQNDKDAKRPTADGKGIFTNIEVRKLTKDGSRTDGNISLEKVKLNDNKYLQNYIIRDNISKETNAYMILTGKEENIEARKATNSKYAVIANDTLTLQKKPDKLSNDFVYLAMKHVDAASEKFAYSQIPNYDASKLDKYKKVLNNFEILTNNRDYIVARYTKGSEKYYFVSSFVEQIEARVRFGVDQEYKEKTEKGIDIDGIGKIHFFEPTTMVIKVKDDNSWEVVSSSDYSSKNSYVIFGADIEVQYGSKPDYSDAGVRKVTNPKIKYANIKDSAEVFASPELKGMRVDMYNSIADYNGEKHNVWFNVKVRQKGG from the coding sequence ATGAAAAGAAAAACTAAATTATTTTTAAGTCTTTCTGCAATTTCTCCAGTTGCTATTGCTGCTACTACTATTTCATGTACTGATAATACAGGTGTTACATATAAATGAAATAAAGCCAATGTCTATGGAGTTCCTATTCCAAAATATGCTAAAGACCTTCAAAAATACATGACTTATACAAAAAACGAAGAAGCTGTTGCTTCAGTTAATGCTATAGTTGCTGCAAATGTAATCAACGGTGTTGATGCTAATGAGAAAATGAAAATGCTTTATTCATACTTATACTGAGATAATGAAGAAGTACCTTCAGATTTCCAATACATTCTTGATGCAAGCACTCTTTCAAAACAAGAGTCTCAATTAGATGTAATGCAACTTTTAGAAGAAAAAACAATTAAACAAGCAAATGATGAGCAAAATCCAGATAAATTTATCTCATTACAAATGCACGATGAACTTTTAGCTAAATATAATGGAGCTGCGAATAATAAAAAAGATGCAGTAAAAGTTGAAATTCTTGAAACAATTAAAAAATACTCAAGAACTTTATATGTGTATATTGAAGCTAGAGATAAATCAGGACTTAGCGGTGAAATGACCGTTAAAATTGATGGGTTTAAAAAATACGAAATTCTTACACTTGAACAATACAACAAAATTGTTAATAACATTTTAGTTTCACAAGGAACAGCTTATTTAAGTGATGAATACACAAGTGGTGATACACCACTTTCTAACCTTGATGAAAAATCAATTAAAGACCTTAATAACGCAATTAGCTGATCAGATAAAATCATCAAAAAATACAATGTAGGTGTTTTTGCAAAAAACCCACTTGCAAACTTTTACTATGCATCAACTTTTGATAATGGTGTAACAATTGAAGCTACTGATACAGCTCAAGAAATTGCGCTTAAAAGAAAAAACCGTGAAGATTTAGCAATCCAACAAGCTAATGATCTTATTTATAGAAAAGAAAAACAACAACTTAAAGACCTTGAAAAAGGAACAATTAAAGAACCCGGTTATTCAGATGCTCAGTATGTAAGAACCGCAGTTCAAAAATTACTTATTTTAGCTCAAAGTTACTTACTTGAAAGAAACTCTTCAGGTAAAGAGAACCCTTGATACCATTCAGAAGAGCTTAAAAACATCATTACAGCAATTATGGATGACCTTGCTAAAAACTACTTCTTTGAAGGGCAACAACAATTTGTTAACTGATGATTCTACGAAATTGGAATTCCTCGTGATTTAACTAAACTTATGGTTGTTCTTTTCAAAGTGTACAATGATGAACTTACTTCTAATGATAAAGCTCTTGCTTCTAGATATGAAGCTAAATTAAAATCATGAACTGGTGGAATTAACTACTTTTTACCTAACGCTCGTTATGGTGGAGCTGCAAAAACAGCTATTTTAAACTTCGTCCCAGTTACTAAAAAACGTCTTCAAACTGGTGCTAACGTTATCGATAATGCCAAGCCGATTCTTCTTGCAAACATCTTAGGTCAAAACCAAGACAAAATCAATGATGCAATTGAAGCTTTATATGACAACTTATTTAGAGAATTTGTTAATCATTTAGATGGATTCTACTACGATGGTTCATTTATCCAACACGATAACCTTCCATATACAGGAAGCTATGGTGAAGTGCTTTTCACAGGTATGGCTGACATTGTTTCATACTTTAAAGGAACTGTTTTAGATCTTTCAGAAGATAGACGTTTCCAAAAACTTTACCAATTTATCGAACTTTCACTTATGCCATATATGTATAAAGCTTCTATTTCAGATGGTTTAAATGGACGTTCAATTGCTCGTGATAATTACTCAGATAAGCAAAAAGGACTTAACATTTTAGGTGCTTTAACATTCTTTGATGATGAATATGCTCCAATTGCTTACAGAGGAAAATTACGTAAGTTCATTAAAGAACAAGTTGGACACTTTAGTGCTGAAGATATTGACAAAATTGGTGGAAAATATAAAGTTAGATCAGTGTTTATCACAAGATTAAAAAGATATACTGATGATTATAAAAACAACAAACCAAATGAATATTTAGCTGATTGAACTGATAATCAAGCTGAAGTTGATGCAGCTAGAGCTGCAATTGATTGAAGATACTACGAAACAATTTATAACTCAGAATACAAACAACCATCAGCAAGTGCATTTAACGATAAAACTAAACCAAATGTTAGTGGTGGAGTTGATTTAGCGCTTGAAAATAATGGAATGGTATTTTCAAAAGCACAAGATCGTTATGTTTGAAAACACACAAATGAAAATGGTGTTAATGACTTTATGATTAACATCGCATTCCATGGAAACAAAATTGGATTTACTGAAGCTACTTTAGGTGAAAACGTAGATTCATATTACTACACAGATGGTGCTGTGCTTCTTCATACTGAAGCAAATAATGAACCATATGCTGATAATTTCTACTTAACTGTAGAACGTGATAGAATTCCTGGAACTAGTGTGTTCCACGCAACACAATTTGATGACATTGATAGATTCGAATTTAATAAAGACATTATTTCTAAATATGGAGTTAATCCAGAAAGATGAAAAAGTGATGTTCCTGCTGAACAAGCAGCTATTGAGCAAGCTAAAAATGCTTACAACACAATGCTTAAAAATCTTGAAAATAAACGTAAATTTATTGAAGAATCTATCTCACTTAGAACCAATCATTCATACAACAATGGTATTTTAAAAGATGGTCTTGGATTTGTTAAAGCTCGTGTATCTAACTGAAATAATTCACTTGCTACCTACAAAGCATACTTCATGATTGATGGTCAATTAATCGTTGTTGGAAATGTTGATCAAAATGATAAAGATGCTAAACGTCCAACTGCAGATGGAAAAGGTATTTTCACAAACATTGAAGTTAGAAAATTAACTAAAGATGGTTCACGTACAGATGGTAATATTTCACTTGAAAAAGTTAAATTAAATGATAACAAATACCTTCAAAATTACATTATTAGAGATAACATTTCTAAAGAAACTAATGCATACATGATCTTAACTGGTAAAGAGGAAAATATTGAAGCTAGAAAAGCAACAAATTCTAAATACGCAGTGATTGCAAATGATACGTTAACGTTACAGAAAAAACCTGATAAATTATCAAATGATTTTGTATACCTTGCAATGAAACACGTGGATGCAGCTAGCGAAAAGTTTGCTTACTCACAAATTCCAAACTATGATGCAAGTAAATTAGATAAGTACAAAAAAGTTCTTAACAACTTTGAAATCCTTACAAACAATCGTGATTACATCGTGGCAAGATACACCAAAGGAAGTGAGAAATACTACTTTGTTTCTTCATTTGTGGAACAAATTGAAGCTAGAGTTAGATTTGGTGTAGATCAAGAATACAAAGAAAAAACCGAAAAAGGAATTGATATTGACGGAATTGGAAAAATTCACTTCTTTGAACCTACAACAATGGTAATTAAAGTTAAAGATGATAATTCTTGAGAAGTAGTTAGCTCATCAGATTACTCAAGCAAAAACTCATATGTAATCTTTGGCGCTGATATTGAAGTTCAATACGGATCAAAACCAGATTACTCAGATGCTGGAGTAAGAAAAGTAACTAACCCAAAAATTAAATACGCAAATATTAAAGATAGTGCTGAAGTATTTGCTTCACCAGAACTTAAGGGTATGAGAGTTGATATGTACAACTCAATTGCTGATTACAATGGTGAAAAACACAACGTGTGATTTAATGTAAAAGTAAGACAAAAAGGGGGATAA
- a CDS encoding PfkB family carbohydrate kinase, which produces MLPKLQGKLLSIGEVLVRLSTSKNSSLESNQLNFYVGGDSLNVASNVGNWTGSSKYLTVYDFNSFFAKAINAHLKINNVENISIHSEGRVGTYYTIDKTDFNNLKVFYDRKYSSYALIKDLEPKFENILKDVAIIYVSGITIAINDAFNAYLLKLLEQAKSKNITIVFDLNYRSKLWDSFEQFKEVSQPFVALSDVVIGWIEDTYTPVVGEISKEYFANAVSQMIQNYPNIKVVTTPFKFKKDDKAHVKGLLYKDGQFYETDYVTYNDKYPIGSGDSFAGAFLSSLLKNLDNESIIKNARNAYAIKNIFEGDNNNASWDEITSVANKSSKIER; this is translated from the coding sequence ATGTTACCAAAATTACAGGGTAAACTTCTTTCAATTGGTGAAGTCTTAGTTAGACTTTCTACATCAAAAAATAGTTCATTAGAAAGCAACCAACTTAATTTTTATGTTGGTGGAGATTCTTTAAATGTAGCTTCTAACGTTGGAAATTGAACAGGAAGCTCAAAATATTTAACTGTGTATGATTTTAATAGCTTTTTTGCTAAAGCTATTAATGCACATTTAAAAATTAACAATGTCGAAAATATATCAATTCACTCTGAAGGTAGAGTTGGAACTTATTACACAATCGACAAAACCGATTTTAATAACTTAAAAGTATTTTATGACCGTAAATACAGCTCATATGCACTTATTAAGGATCTAGAACCTAAGTTTGAAAACATCTTAAAAGATGTTGCTATTATTTATGTTTCTGGAATTACAATCGCAATTAATGATGCTTTTAATGCTTATTTACTTAAGTTATTAGAGCAAGCCAAAAGCAAAAATATAACAATTGTATTTGATTTAAATTACCGTAGCAAACTTTGAGATAGCTTTGAGCAATTTAAAGAGGTTTCACAGCCATTTGTGGCTCTTAGTGATGTAGTTATTGGTTGAATTGAAGATACTTACACACCAGTAGTTGGCGAGATTTCAAAAGAGTATTTTGCAAATGCAGTATCACAAATGATTCAAAACTATCCAAATATTAAAGTAGTAACTACGCCATTTAAATTCAAAAAAGATGATAAAGCTCATGTTAAAGGTCTTTTATATAAAGATGGTCAATTTTATGAAACTGATTATGTTACATATAATGACAAATATCCAATTGGTTCAGGTGATTCATTTGCGGGAGCATTTTTAAGCTCACTTCTTAAAAACTTGGATAATGAATCAATTATCAAAAACGCTCGTAATGCTTATGCAATCAAAAATATCTTTGAAGGTGATAACAACAACGCTTCATGAGATGAAATCACTTCAGTTGCAAATAAATCAAGCAAAATAGAAAGGTAA